From a single Nicotiana tomentosiformis chromosome 2, ASM39032v3, whole genome shotgun sequence genomic region:
- the LOC138891405 gene encoding katanin p60 ATPase-containing subunit A1-like translates to MVRARGASGEHEVSRRVKSELLVQIDRLNNSTNNTAGKPVTVLTATNFPWALDEALRRRLEKRIYIPLPDFKSRKELIKINLKSIMLAPGLDIDQVARRTEGYSGDDLTNICRDASLNGMRRKIAGKNPDEIKNISEAEILEIPVMMDDFLEAIDKIQPTVSAGDVERHEKWFSEFLENQFKPQSGADSYNCNPNVYNNEMNPFFEKAYKPLEITVDSMNVIFFIKKGNLMFHSIISDRRSLMLLLEAMDIQYSFREQNQAAAIFSKRRS, encoded by the exons TGCCAGAGG GGCTTCTGGAGAGCATGAAGTATCCCGAAGAGTGAAGTCTGAACTTCTAGTTCAGATAGATCGGTTAAACAACTCCACTAATAATACTGCAGGCAAACCGGTGACAGTTTTGACAGCAACAAATTTCCCCTGGGCTCTTGATGAGGCACTAAG GAGGCGGCTAGAAAAACGGATTTACATCCCGCTTCCTGATTTTAAGAGCCGTAAGGAGCTGATAAAGATAAACTTAAAATCAATCATG TTAGCTCCTGGCCTGGATATTGACCAAGTGGCACGAAGAACAGAAGGTTACAGTGGAGACGATCTAACAAATATCTGCAGAGATGCTTCTTTAAATGGGATGAGACGTAAGATAGCAGGAAAAAACCCAGATGAGATTAAGAACATATCCGAGGCTGAGATTTTGGAAATTCCAGTTATGATGGATGACTTCCTAGAAGCTATAGATAAAATACAACCTACAGTTTCAGCAGGGGACGTTGAACGACATGAGAAATGGTTTTCAGAATTTCTAGAAAATCAG TTCAAGCCTCAAAGTGGAGCTGATTCATATAACTGTAATCCAAATGTCTATAACAACGAAATGAATCCATTTTTTG AAAAAGCTTATAAACCTTTGGAAATCACTGTTGACTCTATGaatgttattttttttattaagaaaGGCAACCTAATGTTTCATTCTATTATATCTGATCGCAGATCCTTGATGCTCCTGTTGGAGGCCATGGACATCCAGTATAGTTTCCGTGAACAGAATCAAGCAGCCGCCATTTTTAGCAAAAGAAGGAGCTAA